In Rhodothermales bacterium, a genomic segment contains:
- a CDS encoding GTP-binding protein, whose translation MAKEQFKRNKPHVNVGTIGHVDHGKTTLTAAITTVLAKRVEGNTLRS comes from the coding sequence ATGGCAAAAGAACAATTCAAGCGGAACAAGCCCCACGTGAACGTGGGCACGATCGGTCACGTCGACCATGGCAAGACGACGCTGACGGCAGCAATCACGACGGTGCTTGCGAAGCGTGTTGAAGGGAACACCCTTCGTTCA